The Winogradskyella schleiferi genome has a window encoding:
- the tamL gene encoding translocation and assembly module lipoprotein TamL → MNLQHLTSIVYPFNKSMYRNALVLVCVFMLSSCNVVKRVKSDEHLITNNTILEDGDKVTNERINNIIAQRTNSGMRRFLGFPLKLHIYNLARPNIDSILYANVLSDSSKVKRRTALLSKKQFDKLMESRRNFNSWLKRTGEAPVIYNEDKTIKTASNLRKYYYSKGWFNNEITYEVDKDSNKLAQVTYKVKKRKPYILDSITPYISSPAIDILYDKFSKNSLLKKGEQYDEQNYETERERINSYLRNAGFYHFGQDYIRFEMDTINTNHKVHTDIIIANRTIRGDDSTTTRPFKIYKIKEVNIFTDDNYENRNKPITDTTTYKDFNLYSKEKLRFRPKALTDAVFINKGDTFSALAQSRTSRYLNDLQMFRYPNVDFIENEEDTTLTANIYLEPKKQYGLSFDPEINTSNIQTIGFSFSAGLKIRNIFRGAETLEISGIAAIGASKTRNDPESAFFDINEFGGNIRLTIPRLFSPFNTDKIIPKYMSPSTAISLSATSQQNIGLDKQSLSGIFSYNWFPSKTVTNTLELFNVNFVKNLNTSNYFGVYQNSFNRLNSIARDINYIASDAILQDDELGSNRYQPADIFIDDVLVGNTSLSSNDDDYLTVNNIDERKERLTENNLIFSTSFDYKIDKRNNIFDNDFSVFKWRLELAGNLLSNISNIVGLTKNDAGNYEVFGVAFSQYVKAEVDYVKYVDLGRKNVFAFRSYVGVAIPYGNSNSIPFAESFFAGGPNDNRAWTAYNLGPGSSKTTNEFNEANFKLHLSAEQRFSLFGAFQGAIFADAGNIWNVLDNVEEDAATLTSFDSLKDIALGSGFGLRYDFDFFVLRFDVGFKTYDPSQVESNRWFRDYNFSNAVYNIGINYPF, encoded by the coding sequence TTGAATCTACAACACTTAACTTCAATAGTATATCCCTTCAACAAATCGATGTATCGGAATGCACTGGTTTTGGTATGCGTATTCATGCTAAGTTCTTGTAATGTCGTAAAACGTGTAAAAAGCGATGAGCATCTTATTACCAATAACACCATTCTCGAAGATGGAGATAAAGTGACCAATGAGCGTATTAATAATATTATTGCGCAGCGCACCAACTCTGGTATGCGCAGGTTTTTAGGATTTCCATTAAAACTTCATATTTACAACCTGGCCAGACCCAACATTGATTCCATTTTATACGCCAATGTATTGAGTGACTCTTCTAAAGTAAAACGAAGAACGGCTCTACTTTCCAAAAAGCAATTTGATAAATTGATGGAATCGCGACGCAATTTTAATTCATGGTTAAAGCGTACAGGTGAAGCTCCCGTAATTTACAATGAGGACAAAACTATCAAAACCGCTAGTAATCTTAGAAAATACTATTATAGTAAGGGATGGTTTAATAATGAAATTACTTACGAGGTTGACAAGGACAGTAATAAATTGGCTCAGGTCACTTACAAAGTCAAAAAACGCAAACCTTACATTTTAGATTCCATTACGCCTTATATCAGTAGTCCTGCGATTGATATACTTTATGATAAATTCAGTAAAAACTCTTTACTGAAAAAAGGAGAACAGTACGACGAACAGAATTACGAAACGGAACGCGAACGCATCAACAGTTATTTACGAAATGCTGGCTTTTATCATTTTGGGCAAGATTACATCCGTTTTGAAATGGACACTATCAACACCAATCATAAAGTACACACTGATATCATTATAGCCAATAGAACGATACGAGGCGATGATTCTACAACTACCAGGCCTTTTAAGATTTATAAGATAAAGGAGGTCAATATATTTACAGACGACAATTATGAAAATCGTAACAAACCAATAACAGATACCACAACCTATAAGGATTTTAACCTTTACAGTAAGGAAAAATTAAGATTCAGGCCGAAAGCGTTGACAGATGCTGTTTTTATAAATAAAGGCGACACTTTTAGTGCTTTAGCTCAAAGTAGGACTTCCCGATATCTTAACGATCTACAGATGTTTAGATATCCAAATGTTGATTTTATTGAAAATGAGGAGGATACTACACTTACCGCAAATATATATTTAGAGCCCAAAAAGCAATACGGTTTAAGTTTTGATCCAGAAATCAACACTAGTAATATTCAAACGATAGGGTTTTCATTTAGTGCAGGATTAAAGATAAGAAATATTTTCAGAGGCGCAGAAACGTTGGAAATATCTGGAATCGCAGCCATTGGCGCTTCAAAGACCCGAAATGATCCTGAATCTGCTTTTTTCGATATTAATGAATTTGGTGGCAATATTCGTTTAACCATTCCAAGGTTATTCAGCCCATTTAACACCGATAAGATTATTCCTAAATACATGTCGCCAAGCACAGCCATAAGTCTTTCTGCTACGAGCCAACAAAATATTGGGCTAGATAAACAATCACTTTCAGGCATATTTAGTTATAATTGGTTTCCTTCAAAAACCGTGACCAACACCCTAGAACTGTTTAATGTCAACTTTGTTAAAAACTTAAATACCAGCAATTACTTCGGTGTGTATCAAAACTCCTTTAATAGGTTAAATTCAATTGCCCGAGACATCAATTACATAGCCAGCGATGCTATTTTACAGGATGACGAATTAGGGTCAAATCGGTATCAGCCTGCAGATATTTTTATTGATGATGTTTTGGTAGGAAATACCAGTTTATCGTCTAATGACGACGATTACTTAACTGTAAATAATATAGATGAGCGAAAAGAACGACTTACTGAAAACAACCTTATTTTCTCTACAAGTTTCGATTATAAAATAGATAAGCGAAACAATATTTTTGATAATGATTTCTCTGTTTTTAAATGGCGATTAGAATTAGCTGGTAATCTACTTTCTAACATTTCCAATATTGTAGGATTAACTAAAAATGATGCTGGTAATTACGAAGTCTTCGGAGTGGCGTTTTCGCAATATGTCAAAGCCGAAGTAGATTACGTAAAGTATGTTGATTTGGGGAGAAAGAATGTATTTGCTTTCCGCAGTTATGTTGGTGTTGCTATTCCGTATGGAAACTCCAACAGTATTCCTTTTGCTGAAAGTTTCTTTGCTGGTGGACCCAATGACAATAGAGCTTGGACGGCTTATAATTTAGGTCCAGGAAGTTCTAAAACTACTAATGAATTTAATGAGGCAAACTTTAAACTGCATCTAAGTGCAGAACAACGCTTCAGCTTATTTGGAGCATTTCAAGGTGCTATTTTTGCAGATGCTGGAAATATATGGAATGTTTTGGACAATGTTGAAGAGGATGCTGCAACATTAACCAGTTTTGACTCGTTAAAAGATATTGCATTAGGCTCTGGTTTTGGCTTGCGATACGACTTTGATTTTTTTGTACTACGTTTCGATGTTGGGTTCAAAACTTATGACCCTTCACAGGTTGAGAGCAACCGTTGGTTTAGGGACTATAATTTTAGTAATGCGGTTTATAATATTGGAATTAACTATCCTTTTTAA
- the accD gene encoding acetyl-CoA carboxylase, carboxyltransferase subunit beta: MAWFKRKEKGIHTSTEEKKDTPKGLWYKSPTGKIIDTKELEQNFYVSPEDGYHVRIGSNEYFQILFDDNKYKELDANLTSKDPLKFEDTKKYPDRLKAAQEKTNLKDAVRTAVGKSNGEDLVVACMDFSFIGGSMGSVVGEKIARAADYSLKKKIPLMIISKSGGARMMEAALSLMQLAKTSVKLAQLADAGIPYISLCTDPTTGGTTASFAMLGDINIAEPGALIGFAGPRIVRDTTGKELPEGFQTSEFLLEHGFLDFITHRRDLKMKVNLYLDLIKNKPIRTA; encoded by the coding sequence ATGGCTTGGTTTAAAAGAAAAGAAAAAGGTATACATACGTCTACGGAAGAAAAGAAAGATACTCCCAAAGGACTTTGGTACAAATCTCCAACAGGAAAAATAATAGATACTAAAGAACTTGAACAGAATTTTTATGTAAGTCCTGAAGATGGTTATCACGTGAGAATTGGCAGTAATGAATATTTTCAAATTCTGTTTGATGATAATAAATATAAAGAGCTGGATGCTAATTTAACCTCAAAGGATCCACTAAAATTTGAAGATACTAAAAAATATCCGGACCGCTTAAAGGCGGCACAAGAAAAGACCAACCTTAAAGATGCCGTGCGTACTGCTGTTGGTAAATCTAATGGAGAAGATTTAGTGGTTGCTTGCATGGACTTTAGTTTTATTGGTGGTTCCATGGGAAGTGTTGTTGGCGAAAAAATCGCTAGAGCGGCAGACTATTCCTTGAAAAAGAAAATACCATTAATGATTATTAGTAAATCTGGAGGTGCTAGAATGATGGAAGCTGCATTATCTTTAATGCAATTAGCTAAAACCTCTGTAAAATTAGCACAATTGGCAGATGCTGGTATTCCTTATATTTCATTGTGTACAGATCCTACAACTGGAGGCACAACCGCCTCTTTTGCAATGTTAGGTGATATCAATATTGCTGAACCTGGTGCATTAATCGGTTTTGCTGGTCCAAGAATTGTACGCGATACAACTGGAAAAGAATTACCTGAAGGATTCCAGACTTCCGAATTCTTATTGGAACATGGGTTCCTGGATTTTATAACCCATCGAAGGGATTTAAAAATGAAAGTGAATCTATATCTCGATTTGATAAAGAATAAGCCTATACGTACTGCGTAA
- a CDS encoding sensor histidine kinase: protein MPKHIERYKNKLFQNIFNYANGGIAIVSPKGKWIKANQSVLDLLGYTKEEFYQMSFQDITHRDDLELDLNFMQQLIDGKINNYQIEKRYFHKKGYVVWALLSVSLVRDDNDKPIYFISQITDISAQKSATWHMEFLMNVIKGQNEKLKDFAHIATHDIRTHVGNLSSITEFLEEELEDVLIKNDNYKMLKDSLSNLNETINHLNLIRLDKPKKFNALNPLSLYQYVENSIYNVSALVKKENGTIINNVDKKLKILGIEAYLDSIILNFLTNAIKYKSEKRLPVIELTSTLKDEYLVLNIKDNGLGIDLNTHSDQLFTLNGTFHKHHDSRGVGLYITKNHIESIGGKVEVESEVGKGTCFSIYFLSAKTHIHPVLS, encoded by the coding sequence ATGCCAAAACATATAGAACGTTATAAAAATAAACTTTTTCAAAATATATTCAATTATGCCAATGGTGGTATAGCAATTGTCAGTCCTAAAGGCAAATGGATTAAGGCAAATCAAAGTGTCTTGGACTTGTTGGGTTATACAAAAGAGGAATTTTACCAAATGAGTTTTCAAGATATAACACATCGTGATGATTTGGAGTTGGATTTAAACTTTATGCAACAACTCATAGATGGGAAAATAAATAATTATCAAATTGAAAAACGTTATTTTCATAAAAAAGGCTATGTGGTTTGGGCCTTGCTATCGGTTTCTTTAGTGAGAGACGATAATGATAAACCTATCTATTTCATTTCTCAGATAACGGATATTTCTGCTCAGAAATCGGCGACATGGCACATGGAGTTTTTAATGAATGTTATTAAAGGCCAAAATGAAAAACTAAAGGATTTTGCACATATTGCCACCCACGATATCAGGACACATGTAGGAAATTTGAGTTCTATTACCGAATTTTTGGAAGAAGAATTAGAGGACGTCTTAATTAAGAATGACAATTACAAAATGTTAAAGGACTCTTTATCTAATCTCAATGAAACCATTAACCATCTTAATTTAATTAGGCTAGATAAACCAAAGAAATTTAATGCACTAAATCCGTTATCACTTTACCAATACGTCGAAAATTCTATATATAACGTCAGTGCCTTGGTAAAAAAAGAAAATGGTACAATCATCAATAACGTAGATAAAAAATTGAAAATTTTAGGTATTGAAGCATACTTGGATAGCATTATTCTAAATTTTCTAACCAATGCTATAAAATATAAGTCAGAAAAACGATTACCAGTGATTGAGCTTACGAGTACATTAAAAGATGAATATTTGGTTCTCAATATAAAAGACAATGGTTTGGGCATTGATTTAAACACTCATAGTGATCAATTGTTTACATTAAATGGTACGTTTCACAAGCATCATGATTCTAGGGGAGTAGGATTGTATATTACCAAAAACCATATTGAAAGTATTGGAGGTAAAGTAGAAGTGGAAAGTGAAGTGGGTAAAGGAACATGTTTTTCGATTTACTTTTTAAGTGCCAAAACTCATATTCATCCTGTTTTAAGCTAA
- the fbaA gene encoding class II fructose-bisphosphate aldolase has translation MSHNIKPGVATGKEVQNIFNYAKAKGFALPAVNVIGSNTINGVLETARDLNAPVIIQFSNGGAQFNAGKGLSNEGQKAAIQGAIAGAKHVHQLAEAYGVPVILHTDHCAKKLLPWIDGLLDASEQHYKETGKSLYSSHMIDLSEEPIEENIEICKKYLERMSKMGMTLEIELGITGGEEDGVDNTDVDDSKLYTQPEEVAYAYEELSKVSDQFTIAAAFGNVHGVYKPGNVKLTPKILKNSQDHISKKYGVEHNHIDFVFHGGSGSTVEEIREGISYGVIKMNIDTDMQWAFLSGVRDYVQDNKDYLQTQIGNPDGNDVPNKKYYDPRVWLRKGEDAFVDRLKKAFQDLNNVDTL, from the coding sequence ATGAGTCACAATATTAAACCTGGAGTTGCTACAGGTAAAGAAGTTCAGAATATCTTCAATTATGCTAAAGCAAAAGGCTTTGCCTTACCAGCTGTAAACGTTATTGGTTCTAACACTATAAATGGTGTTTTAGAAACTGCAAGAGATTTAAATGCTCCTGTTATTATTCAATTTTCTAATGGTGGTGCACAATTTAATGCAGGTAAAGGCTTGAGTAATGAGGGTCAGAAAGCTGCTATACAAGGTGCTATCGCAGGCGCAAAACATGTGCATCAATTAGCTGAAGCTTATGGTGTACCTGTAATTTTACATACCGATCATTGCGCTAAGAAATTATTACCATGGATTGATGGTCTTTTAGATGCTAGTGAACAGCACTATAAGGAAACCGGAAAATCACTTTACAGTTCCCACATGATTGATTTATCGGAGGAACCGATAGAGGAAAACATTGAAATCTGTAAAAAATATCTTGAGCGTATGAGCAAAATGGGTATGACTTTAGAGATTGAATTAGGTATTACAGGTGGCGAAGAAGATGGTGTGGACAATACAGATGTTGACGATTCTAAACTATACACCCAACCTGAAGAAGTGGCTTATGCTTATGAAGAGTTAAGTAAAGTAAGTGATCAGTTTACAATTGCGGCTGCTTTTGGAAATGTACATGGTGTTTACAAACCTGGAAATGTAAAATTAACACCGAAAATCTTAAAAAATTCTCAAGACCATATCTCTAAAAAATATGGTGTTGAGCATAATCATATTGATTTCGTTTTCCATGGTGGATCTGGTTCTACCGTTGAAGAAATAAGAGAAGGTATTAGTTACGGCGTTATTAAAATGAACATTGATACAGATATGCAATGGGCTTTTTTAAGTGGTGTTAGAGATTATGTTCAAGATAATAAAGACTATTTACAAACTCAAATTGGCAATCCAGACGGAAATGATGTGCCTAACAAAAAATACTATGATCCACGTGTTTGGTTACGTAAAGGAGAAGATGCTTTTGTAGATAGACTTAAAAAAGCATTTCAAGATTTAAATAATGTAGATACGTTATAA